The following proteins come from a genomic window of Synechococcus sp. NB0720_010:
- a CDS encoding DUF1028 domain-containing protein: MTFSILARDPSNGRFGVAVATCHLAVGSTVPHIRSGVGAVATQAHTNPYLGICGLERMEQNRDAETVLASLLRDDPQMEHRQLHLIDACGRTAGWTGSECGPYASHRCHPDLAVAGNFLAGEAVLLAMEEAFLLSDPSWKLGRRLLSALRAGEEAGGDLRSPHATSAALQVSGEAAFPLLDLRVDFEERAVDSLMALYERSQQLWVQQWRDSFAELPNPAGTALNRTVTPLVGDDPSAA, translated from the coding sequence ATGACCTTTTCAATCCTGGCGCGGGATCCATCCAACGGGCGCTTTGGCGTGGCGGTTGCCACCTGTCACCTCGCCGTCGGATCAACGGTTCCCCATATCCGCTCTGGGGTTGGGGCCGTCGCGACCCAGGCCCACACGAACCCCTATCTGGGGATTTGCGGCCTCGAGCGCATGGAGCAGAACCGGGATGCGGAAACCGTCCTGGCCAGCCTTTTGCGGGATGACCCGCAGATGGAGCACCGTCAGCTGCACCTGATTGATGCCTGCGGCCGTACGGCGGGCTGGACGGGCTCTGAATGCGGTCCCTATGCCAGCCATCGCTGCCATCCGGATCTGGCGGTCGCGGGCAACTTTCTCGCTGGCGAGGCTGTCCTGCTGGCGATGGAGGAGGCCTTTCTGTTGAGTGATCCATCCTGGAAATTGGGGCGTCGCCTGCTGAGCGCCCTTCGCGCCGGTGAGGAGGCCGGCGGTGATCTGCGCTCCCCCCATGCGACATCGGCTGCCCTGCAGGTCAGCGGCGAGGCGGCTTTCCCGCTGTTGGATCTGCGGGTGGATTTTGAAGAGCGCGCTGTCGACTCCCTGATGGCGCTGTACGAGCGCAGTCAGCAACTCTGGGTGCAGCAATGGCGTGATTCCTTTGCTGAACTGCCCAATCCCGCAGGCACGGCCCTTAACCGAACGGTCACACCGCTTGTCGGGGACGATCCCTCGGCGGCTTAA
- a CDS encoding polyphosphate kinase 2 family protein: MERELSQVLTQCHHLTRPYRIDSGDGFRLNQIDPGDTLDLPSDKKAAREALEQGVQMLSELQQRLYAQNKWAVLLIFQAMDAAGKDGTIKHVMSGVNPQGCQVTSFKAPSALDLDHDYLWRANQALPERGRIGIFNRSYYEETLVVRVHPELLAKQSLPPDLVGPKLWKQRFEDIRHYERYLSRNGVVVLKFFLHLSKEEQKRRFLQRLERPEKNWKFSAADIRERGFWEDYSQAYEEMIRETATAHAPWFVVPADHKWFTRLVVAAAVIERLDGLDLRYPEVSQEAKQALAQAREQLLAE, from the coding sequence ATGGAGAGGGAACTGAGCCAGGTGCTCACGCAGTGCCATCACCTCACCAGGCCCTATCGAATCGACAGCGGGGATGGATTCCGGCTGAATCAGATCGATCCTGGCGACACCCTGGATCTGCCCTCCGACAAGAAGGCGGCCCGCGAGGCACTCGAGCAGGGCGTTCAGATGCTCTCGGAGCTGCAGCAGCGTCTTTATGCCCAGAACAAGTGGGCGGTGCTGCTGATCTTTCAAGCGATGGACGCCGCGGGCAAGGACGGAACGATCAAACATGTGATGAGTGGGGTGAATCCCCAGGGCTGCCAGGTGACGTCCTTTAAGGCCCCCTCTGCGCTGGACCTCGATCACGATTACCTCTGGCGCGCCAATCAAGCCCTGCCGGAGCGCGGGCGCATCGGGATTTTTAACCGCAGTTACTACGAAGAGACCCTGGTGGTGCGGGTCCATCCGGAGCTGTTGGCCAAGCAGTCCTTGCCGCCTGATTTGGTCGGGCCAAAGCTCTGGAAACAGCGTTTCGAGGACATTCGCCACTACGAGCGCTATCTGAGCCGTAACGGGGTGGTGGTCCTGAAGTTCTTCTTGCACCTCTCCAAAGAGGAGCAAAAGCGCCGTTTCCTGCAGCGTTTGGAGCGTCCCGAGAAGAACTGGAAGTTTTCAGCGGCCGATATCCGCGAGAGGGGGTTCTGGGAGGACTACAGCCAGGCCTATGAGGAGATGATTCGCGAGACCGCCACAGCCCATGCGCCGTGGTTTGTCGTGCCGGCTGATCACAAGTGGTTCACCCGCTTGGTGGTCGCGGCGGCGGTGATTGAGCGTTTGGATGGCCTGGATCTGCGCTATCCCGAGGTCAGCCAGGAGGCAAAGCAGGCCCTGGCCCAGGCGCGCGAGCAGTTGCTGGCTGAGTGA
- a CDS encoding Zn-dependent hydrolase — protein sequence MRLLASLEAMAEVGLQPDGSICRRGFSAEDRQGRELLSEWLIDAGMSLRIDAAGNLIGRLEGSEPNLPALVSGSHLDTVPTGGRYDGTLGVLAGLELVRCLKDASLQLRHPFELIVFADEESTMVGCKGMAGTASGDPSDYTTSNGDPIERNLARLGGDWERLTTAARSDDAIAAFLELHVEQGAVLEQRGDSIGVVQGVVGQRRFTIRVCGQANHAGTTPMDQRQDALVAAAQVVLAVQTMALEHPGDPVATVGRFEVWPNAANVVPGEVQCSVDLRDLDPEVLASLSAQLEERLASIAEASGCSVTMEPQFSVDPTPAAPLLMEAIAASASALGFSHSALPSRASHDAQELGRRWPMGMVFVPSHRGLSHSAAEYTSLEQCVAGTSVLLEAFLRLDAQLSG from the coding sequence ATGCGCCTCCTGGCCTCCTTGGAGGCCATGGCCGAAGTCGGTCTTCAGCCAGATGGTTCCATTTGCCGGCGCGGCTTCAGCGCCGAGGACCGTCAGGGCCGTGAACTGCTGAGTGAATGGCTGATCGACGCGGGGATGAGCCTGCGCATCGATGCCGCCGGCAATCTGATTGGTCGCCTGGAGGGCTCAGAGCCCAACCTCCCCGCGCTGGTGAGCGGCTCACATCTGGACACCGTTCCAACCGGTGGTCGCTACGACGGCACCCTCGGCGTCTTGGCTGGACTGGAACTGGTCCGCTGCCTGAAGGATGCCTCGCTTCAGCTGCGGCACCCCTTTGAGCTGATCGTCTTTGCCGATGAGGAGTCCACGATGGTGGGCTGCAAAGGGATGGCCGGAACGGCCAGCGGCGACCCCAGCGATTACACCACCAGTAACGGTGATCCGATTGAGCGGAACCTGGCTCGCCTGGGTGGGGATTGGGAGCGCCTGACCACTGCGGCCCGCAGCGATGACGCCATCGCTGCTTTTCTCGAGCTCCACGTGGAGCAGGGTGCTGTTCTGGAGCAACGCGGCGACAGCATTGGTGTCGTTCAAGGGGTGGTCGGCCAGCGCCGTTTCACGATCCGCGTTTGCGGGCAGGCCAACCACGCCGGTACGACGCCGATGGATCAGCGGCAGGATGCCCTGGTGGCCGCCGCGCAGGTCGTCTTGGCGGTTCAGACCATGGCCCTCGAGCACCCCGGTGATCCGGTGGCCACGGTCGGCAGATTTGAGGTCTGGCCGAATGCCGCCAACGTCGTTCCCGGGGAGGTTCAGTGCAGCGTCGATCTGCGCGATCTGGACCCCGAGGTCTTGGCCTCCCTGAGTGCGCAGCTCGAGGAACGCCTGGCGTCTATTGCTGAGGCCAGTGGTTGCAGCGTGACGATGGAGCCCCAGTTCTCTGTGGATCCGACCCCGGCTGCACCGCTGCTGATGGAGGCGATCGCCGCCTCGGCCTCAGCCTTGGGCTTCTCCCACAGCGCCCTTCCCAGTCGCGCCAGCCATGACGCCCAGGAATTGGGCCGCCGTTGGCCGATGGGCATGGTTTTTGTCCCCAGCCATCGGGGCCTGAGCCATTCCGCGGCCGAGTACACGAGCCTTGAGCAGTGTGTTGCCGGAACGTCTGTGTTGCTGGAGGCGTTTCTGCGCCTGGATGCCCAGCTCTCGGGATGA
- a CDS encoding DUF3104 domain-containing protein: protein MPAFLSVRLGDVVLVEPPEQDWWVGQVIHREGGARDNGNSFFQIACVDTGVIRTVNPNSVTGVVKPSSPSACSAA from the coding sequence ATGCCCGCTTTTCTCTCGGTGCGTCTTGGTGATGTGGTGCTGGTGGAGCCCCCTGAGCAGGACTGGTGGGTCGGTCAGGTGATTCACCGCGAAGGCGGGGCCAGGGACAATGGCAATAGCTTTTTTCAGATCGCCTGCGTGGACACGGGGGTGATCCGAACGGTGAATCCCAACAGCGTCACTGGCGTTGTGAAGCCTTCTTCCCCCAGCGCATGCTCAGCGGCTTGA
- a CDS encoding cupin domain-containing protein → MPEAWAHDDHGAAALGVEVRELANSSKEWDGRILPPYPSGQPQVKVLRITIPAGVRLPLHWHPVINAAVILKGALSLELADGSRRTFGEGEALVEVVNTVHTGQALGDDPVELVVFYAGVQGSPTTVLTTTAQPPR, encoded by the coding sequence GTGCCAGAGGCCTGGGCCCATGACGACCATGGAGCCGCTGCCCTCGGAGTCGAGGTCAGGGAACTCGCGAACTCCAGCAAGGAGTGGGATGGCCGGATCCTTCCGCCCTATCCATCCGGTCAGCCCCAGGTCAAGGTCCTGCGGATCACGATCCCTGCGGGGGTTCGTCTTCCCCTGCATTGGCATCCGGTGATCAATGCCGCGGTGATTCTCAAGGGCGCCCTCTCCCTGGAGTTGGCGGATGGCTCCAGGCGGACCTTTGGTGAGGGCGAGGCCTTGGTGGAGGTGGTCAATACCGTCCACACCGGACAGGCCCTGGGCGATGACCCCGTGGAGCTGGTCGTCTTCTATGCGGGAGTGCAGGGTTCCCCTACGACGGTCCTGACCACAACGGCCCAGCCCCCGCGTTAG
- a CDS encoding DUF4912 domain-containing protein — protein sequence MTQSNSNAKSSNQRPFAWIRDLIPSGIKEKIKETVPGIAPPSSDSIEVVEGVQDASTHVVFLPRDPQWAYCFWSISAADRKSAQKAGATQLCIRLADVTGLGGEQSHPHTLQELVVDGNASEWFLPVPLDGRDYRVELGYRLRSGGWYSLAFSAVAHVPGMEPSQRIADAFVPFSLEVGPSAAPQALTTPSFTAGVQHEQHYQRATLPTRSRRVGSEVLHEYDLAGPGPLNDSGVGVWASGRTESGAGAARQRSFWLVADAELIVYGATDPAASLFIGDEQIQLERDGSFRIHVPFRDGEQLYPVRAIAADGEQERSIAMEFERRTPHARVNTAEEAQTEWF from the coding sequence GTGACGCAAAGCAACTCCAACGCCAAGAGCAGCAACCAGCGTCCCTTCGCCTGGATCCGCGACCTGATTCCCTCGGGGATCAAAGAAAAGATTAAGGAGACGGTTCCTGGGATCGCTCCGCCTTCCAGCGACTCCATCGAGGTTGTCGAGGGTGTCCAGGACGCTTCCACCCACGTGGTGTTTCTACCCCGTGATCCCCAATGGGCCTACTGCTTCTGGTCCATCAGCGCGGCGGATCGCAAGAGCGCCCAGAAGGCCGGTGCGACCCAGCTCTGCATTCGTCTAGCGGACGTGACGGGCCTAGGCGGCGAGCAGTCCCATCCCCATACCCTGCAGGAGCTGGTGGTGGATGGCAACGCCAGTGAATGGTTCTTGCCCGTGCCCCTCGATGGCCGCGACTACCGGGTCGAGTTGGGCTATCGCCTGCGCTCCGGTGGTTGGTATTCCCTGGCCTTCTCGGCCGTGGCTCACGTCCCAGGCATGGAGCCCTCCCAGCGCATTGCCGATGCCTTTGTTCCCTTCTCCCTGGAGGTTGGCCCGAGCGCTGCTCCTCAAGCGCTGACCACCCCCAGCTTTACTGCGGGCGTGCAGCACGAGCAGCACTACCAGCGGGCGACCCTTCCCACCCGTAGCCGCCGCGTCGGCTCCGAGGTGCTGCACGAATACGACCTGGCGGGCCCTGGTCCCCTGAATGATTCCGGGGTGGGTGTCTGGGCCAGTGGCCGCACCGAGTCCGGTGCTGGCGCAGCCCGTCAGCGCTCCTTCTGGTTGGTGGCTGATGCCGAGCTGATCGTCTACGGCGCCACGGATCCTGCCGCCAGCCTGTTCATCGGTGACGAGCAGATTCAGCTGGAGCGCGATGGCAGCTTCCGCATTCACGTCCCCTTCCGTGATGGTGAGCAGCTCTACCCGGTTCGCGCGATTGCCGCTGATGGTGAGCAGGAGCGCTCCATTGCGATGGAGTTTGAGCGCCGCACCCCCCACGCTCGGGTCAACACCGCCGAAGAGGCCCAGACCGAGTGGTTCTAA
- a CDS encoding Nif11 family protein, whose translation MDLSMEYAMSRHQLELFMRKAKGNTSMQRELDKCGENNSCVVSVARKHGHKFSPATLTRWQHDHSEEAPHTH comes from the coding sequence GTGGATCTTTCCATGGAATACGCCATGTCAAGACATCAACTTGAACTGTTCATGCGTAAAGCCAAGGGCAACACAAGCATGCAGCGCGAGCTCGACAAGTGCGGCGAGAACAACAGCTGCGTGGTTTCTGTTGCCCGCAAGCATGGACACAAGTTCTCCCCAGCGACCCTGACCCGCTGGCAGCACGACCACAGCGAGGAGGCTCCGCACACGCACTAG
- a CDS encoding L,D-transpeptidase has product MGRKLGQLLGGCVLAATLAPSAAAQELAIAEPKAPAPRLTFERTNRRLPRTGDPIWDLKLEIPGQPVRHFEAVSGRAEYQGANRHQLGSQAPLPPGTYSIGAVEPLGHEYPRELGPVWIGLEPLFSTGRRVLGIHLDPSAGRNWNSGTGGCIGLIHRDEMLSLAELVRRSAAQTLIVSN; this is encoded by the coding sequence ATGGGTCGCAAGCTTGGTCAGCTGCTGGGTGGCTGCGTTCTCGCCGCAACCCTGGCACCATCCGCCGCGGCCCAAGAGCTGGCGATTGCCGAGCCGAAAGCGCCGGCCCCAAGGCTGACGTTTGAGCGCACCAACCGCCGCCTCCCCCGCACAGGGGATCCGATCTGGGACCTGAAACTCGAGATCCCTGGACAACCGGTGCGGCATTTCGAAGCCGTCAGCGGACGGGCGGAATACCAAGGCGCCAACCGGCACCAACTGGGTAGCCAGGCGCCCCTCCCGCCAGGGACCTATTCGATCGGCGCAGTCGAACCATTGGGCCATGAGTATCCGCGGGAGCTCGGCCCCGTCTGGATCGGCCTCGAGCCCCTCTTCAGCACGGGCCGCCGCGTTTTAGGAATCCACCTGGACCCCAGTGCCGGCCGCAACTGGAACAGCGGAACCGGCGGTTGTATCGGCCTGATCCACAGGGACGAGATGTTGAGCCTGGCCGAGCTGGTCCGCCGCAGTGCAGCCCAGACCCTGATCGTCAGCAACTAA
- a CDS encoding FAD-dependent monooxygenase has translation MSQPVLVVGAGPVGLTLALALRQQDIAVRVVEREPKPSERSKALVIWPRTLELLDLQGCVEPFLKAGIQGHGARIQAGQRLLAALSFSKVQSAFPYALMIPQNRTEAVLTQLLAERGVLVERQLELSGFAASDDGVTAELSRADGSTETMECSYLLGCDGAHSLVRHQLGLAYSGETLESNWVLADVKLDGPAASDQVAVVWNPEGILALFPIVGDRFRIIGDVSGTEAADPSLEQVQSLVEQRLGSGFRAHDPIWLSHFRINERKVDRYSVGRVFLAGDAAHIHSPAGGQGMNTGMQDAFNLAWKLALVLQGKAGPQLLETYSPERSGIGDRVLRNAGVLTRVALLRQPLLRRLRNLAFTNLGRSRRVQGRLVAQLCETDLHYRGSALAPVLARSGGGLRPGERTPDLPCQGPSGQTRLHALLRSGRFVLLSVGAPLPPAGSALASDWLVPASAEPQEGYMAGQTYLIRPDAYLCSSSPSADQERLVALWDQWR, from the coding sequence ATGTCCCAACCGGTGTTGGTGGTGGGTGCGGGGCCAGTAGGTCTCACCCTGGCGCTCGCCCTGCGTCAGCAGGACATCGCCGTTCGGGTGGTGGAACGGGAGCCGAAACCCTCCGAGCGCTCCAAGGCCCTGGTGATCTGGCCGCGGACCCTGGAGTTATTGGATCTCCAGGGCTGCGTTGAGCCCTTCTTGAAGGCTGGGATTCAGGGCCATGGAGCCCGGATCCAGGCTGGTCAACGCCTGCTGGCGGCGCTCTCCTTTTCCAAGGTGCAGAGCGCCTTCCCCTACGCCTTGATGATTCCCCAGAACCGCACTGAGGCGGTTTTGACCCAGTTGCTGGCGGAGCGGGGTGTCTTGGTGGAGCGCCAGCTGGAACTCAGCGGGTTCGCCGCCTCCGATGACGGTGTGACGGCCGAACTCAGCCGAGCCGATGGCAGCACGGAAACGATGGAGTGCAGTTACCTGCTGGGCTGCGACGGTGCCCACAGCCTTGTGCGCCATCAGCTGGGTCTGGCCTACAGCGGCGAAACCCTGGAATCGAATTGGGTTCTGGCGGACGTCAAGCTCGACGGCCCCGCAGCCTCCGATCAGGTGGCCGTGGTCTGGAATCCCGAGGGGATCCTGGCCCTGTTCCCGATCGTCGGAGATCGCTTCCGCATCATTGGCGATGTCTCGGGGACGGAGGCGGCCGATCCGAGCCTGGAGCAGGTTCAGAGCCTGGTGGAGCAGCGCTTGGGATCAGGCTTCCGCGCCCATGATCCGATCTGGCTCAGTCATTTCCGGATCAACGAGCGCAAGGTTGATCGCTACAGCGTCGGTCGGGTCTTCTTGGCGGGGGATGCGGCCCATATCCACAGCCCAGCTGGGGGCCAGGGCATGAACACCGGGATGCAGGATGCCTTCAACTTGGCTTGGAAACTGGCCCTAGTGCTGCAGGGCAAGGCGGGGCCACAGCTGCTGGAGACCTATTCCCCGGAACGCAGCGGGATTGGCGATCGGGTGCTGCGCAATGCCGGTGTGTTGACGCGGGTGGCTCTGCTGCGGCAGCCCCTGCTGCGTCGGCTGCGGAATCTGGCGTTCACGAATTTGGGCCGCAGTCGTCGCGTTCAAGGTCGCCTGGTGGCCCAGCTCTGCGAGACCGATCTGCACTACCGCGGCAGCGCCCTGGCTCCGGTTCTGGCTCGCTCAGGAGGCGGACTGCGCCCCGGTGAGCGCACGCCGGATCTGCCCTGCCAGGGCCCCAGTGGCCAGACGCGACTGCACGCCCTGCTGCGCTCCGGTCGCTTTGTGTTGCTGTCTGTTGGTGCGCCGCTGCCGCCGGCCGGCTCTGCCCTGGCGAGCGACTGGTTGGTTCCGGCTAGTGCGGAACCCCAGGAGGGCTACATGGCTGGCCAGACCTATCTGATCAGGCCGGATGCCTACCTCTGCAGCAGCAGCCCCAGTGCCGATCAGGAGCGCCTTGTGGCCCTGTGGGATCAGTGGCGCTGA
- a CDS encoding YccF domain-containing protein encodes MFRFLFNLLWFVLGGLVMGLGWWFAGLLCAISVVGLPWARSCFVIGNFSFWPFGQEAISRQTLTGRRDWGTGPLGTMGNVIWFLVAGWWLAIGHLASALACFLTVVGIPFGLQHIKLALIALAPVGMTVVPKR; translated from the coding sequence TTGTTCCGTTTCCTGTTCAACCTGCTCTGGTTTGTCCTGGGCGGACTGGTCATGGGCCTGGGCTGGTGGTTCGCAGGCCTGCTCTGTGCCATCAGCGTTGTCGGCCTGCCCTGGGCTCGCTCCTGCTTCGTGATCGGCAACTTCTCCTTTTGGCCTTTCGGTCAGGAGGCCATTTCGCGCCAGACCCTCACGGGTCGCCGCGATTGGGGTACGGGTCCCCTGGGGACCATGGGGAACGTGATTTGGTTTCTCGTGGCCGGTTGGTGGCTGGCGATCGGTCACCTGGCCTCAGCCCTGGCCTGCTTCCTCACGGTTGTGGGAATTCCCTTTGGCCTGCAGCACATCAAGTTGGCGCTGATCGCCTTGGCTCCCGTCGGCATGACGGTCGTTCCGAAGCGTTGA
- a CDS encoding chlorophyll a/b-binding protein, whose translation MNKQEFRYEPVESFGKSMTSQRPWDVSALKAVEQLNGRVAMVGFAAALVGEWLTGFGPAGQVLALVRWYLS comes from the coding sequence ATGAACAAACAGGAGTTCCGCTACGAACCGGTCGAGTCCTTCGGTAAGAGCATGACCTCCCAGAGACCCTGGGACGTCTCCGCTCTGAAGGCCGTCGAGCAACTCAACGGCCGGGTCGCCATGGTCGGCTTTGCCGCAGCGCTCGTTGGCGAATGGCTCACGGGCTTTGGGCCAGCCGGCCAGGTCTTGGCGCTGGTGCGCTGGTATCTGAGCTGA
- a CDS encoding bestrophin family ion channel translates to MSQPPKMARRNIPWVLWELLLRMRLDLLLMLMLCGLALAIKADPQVRDLSIIDGSGLSMLGIAVSIFVGFRNTQAINRWWEARVLWGSITNEARQWRDTLQTLIGSQEAFRQQQQQLVALQVLQCWVLNFELRGIWRSDARTLVDALSRSLGLSADISLQGSLQHRAQLIGSLYSQGAINDWGRDALLRCSTAFINSLGGLQRIRNTPLPPTYDVFIRLICWLYGYALFASFASRDSAWTGAVLFLGFITAERIGAYVEGPFDQDGSSFCVPMDAICCTISADLLPTSPLGRLPINRDPSRWS, encoded by the coding sequence GTGAGTCAGCCGCCCAAGATGGCTCGCCGCAACATCCCCTGGGTGCTGTGGGAACTGCTGCTGCGGATGCGCCTGGACCTGCTGCTGATGCTGATGCTCTGCGGGTTAGCCCTGGCCATCAAGGCCGATCCCCAGGTCCGGGACCTCTCGATCATTGATGGCTCGGGCCTCTCCATGCTGGGGATCGCGGTCTCGATCTTCGTGGGCTTTCGCAACACCCAGGCGATCAACCGTTGGTGGGAGGCCCGAGTGCTCTGGGGATCGATCACCAACGAAGCGCGGCAATGGCGCGACACCCTGCAGACCCTGATCGGCAGCCAGGAAGCCTTCCGCCAGCAACAGCAGCAACTGGTGGCCCTGCAGGTGCTGCAGTGCTGGGTGCTGAATTTTGAGCTGCGTGGGATCTGGCGCAGCGATGCCCGCACCCTGGTGGATGCCCTCAGCCGCAGCCTGGGACTCTCCGCGGACATCAGCCTGCAGGGCAGCCTGCAGCACAGGGCGCAGCTCATCGGATCGCTCTACAGCCAAGGCGCCATCAACGACTGGGGACGCGATGCCCTGCTGCGCTGCAGCACCGCCTTCATCAATTCCCTGGGAGGTCTGCAGCGCATTCGCAACACCCCGCTACCGCCGACCTACGACGTCTTCATTCGCCTGATCTGCTGGCTCTATGGCTACGCCCTCTTCGCCAGCTTTGCCAGCCGCGACTCCGCCTGGACCGGCGCGGTGCTCTTTCTGGGCTTCATCACCGCTGAGCGAATCGGCGCCTACGTCGAGGGGCCCTTTGATCAAGACGGCAGCAGCTTTTGCGTGCCGATGGATGCGATCTGCTGCACCATCAGCGCCGACCTCCTGCCGACCTCTCCCTTGGGGCGGCTACCCATCAACCGGGACCCCAGCCGCTGGTCCTAG
- a CDS encoding rod shape-determining protein, whose protein sequence is MFWPFRTSSSIGVDLGTANTLMYVSGKGIVLDEPSVVALDLERGIPLEVGEGAKRMIGKTPKAIQAIRPLRDGVIADYAAAELMIQTFMRRGNAGKSTAPRMVVGIPSSITDVERRAVREAGITGSKEVYLIDETVAAAIGAGLPITEPVGSMIVDIGGGTTDVAVLSLGSPVESESIRIAGDEITESIADYLKKTYGLVIGEATAEKVKISIGSAHSNARNDDRHMEVSGFNNRTGLPESITVTAGEIREAIQQPLGAIVDTIKRVLENTPPELAADVHARGIVLAGGGALIPGISDLITESTGIFTIVADDPLHCVVNGCGQVVDDWQNLKRCTSADA, encoded by the coding sequence ATGTTCTGGCCTTTCCGGACTAGCTCCTCCATCGGTGTCGATCTGGGGACGGCGAACACCCTGATGTACGTATCAGGCAAAGGAATCGTCCTCGACGAGCCCTCAGTTGTCGCTCTTGATTTAGAACGCGGCATCCCACTGGAGGTGGGAGAAGGCGCGAAACGCATGATCGGTAAAACACCTAAAGCGATCCAGGCGATTCGTCCCCTGCGCGATGGCGTGATTGCTGATTACGCCGCCGCCGAGCTCATGATCCAAACCTTCATGCGCCGCGGCAATGCCGGTAAGTCCACCGCCCCTCGCATGGTGGTTGGCATCCCCAGCAGCATCACCGACGTGGAGCGCCGGGCTGTCCGTGAAGCCGGCATCACCGGCTCAAAAGAGGTCTATCTGATCGATGAGACCGTGGCCGCCGCCATCGGCGCTGGCCTGCCGATCACCGAGCCCGTCGGCAGCATGATCGTTGACATCGGTGGTGGCACAACCGACGTCGCCGTCTTGAGCCTCGGCTCTCCCGTGGAGAGTGAGTCCATTCGGATTGCCGGTGATGAAATCACCGAGAGCATTGCCGACTATCTGAAAAAGACCTATGGCCTGGTGATCGGTGAAGCCACCGCTGAGAAGGTCAAGATCAGCATCGGCTCGGCCCATTCCAATGCCCGCAACGATGATCGCCACATGGAGGTGAGCGGCTTCAACAACCGCACCGGACTGCCCGAGAGCATCACCGTCACCGCCGGTGAAATTCGCGAGGCGATCCAACAGCCCCTGGGCGCCATCGTTGACACGATTAAGCGCGTCCTGGAGAACACCCCCCCAGAGCTCGCCGCTGACGTTCACGCCCGCGGAATCGTGCTCGCCGGTGGCGGTGCCTTGATCCCGGGGATCAGTGACTTGATTACTGAATCCACGGGCATCTTCACCATCGTTGCCGATGATCCGCTCCACTGTGTGGTGAACGGTTGCGGTCAGGTTGTGGACGACTGGCAGAACCTCAAGCGCTGCACCAGCGCTGACGCCTAG
- a CDS encoding chlorophyll a/b-binding protein — translation MNNNQVTDQWCQNRAEELIHAQQLKQVERFNGRMAMLGIVIGIITEGLTGQGIAHQIGLGPLIDGYAACHTQYLPFCF, via the coding sequence ATGAACAACAACCAAGTCACAGATCAGTGGTGCCAGAACCGCGCTGAAGAGCTGATTCACGCGCAGCAGCTCAAGCAGGTCGAGCGCTTCAACGGTCGGATGGCGATGCTCGGCATCGTGATCGGGATCATCACCGAGGGCCTCACCGGCCAGGGCATCGCCCACCAGATCGGCCTGGGTCCCCTGATTGACGGCTACGCCGCCTGCCACACCCAGTACCTTCCCTTCTGTTTCTGA